In Drosophila simulans strain w501 chromosome 3R, Prin_Dsim_3.1, whole genome shotgun sequence, a single window of DNA contains:
- the LOC123327038 gene encoding uncharacterized protein LOC123327038, giving the protein MYLCVCIDALTPNCNAIKSAIPAKDNHRSRNERENWHCLATRRQDVGLSTGTQHPELSAAATESDMPGGWGGIKLCETAFSLFASPNPAICTIRPTGGDGRAAAAPGSSWSSASSRVCVCVFITFVDYAYKNYTSPRSQRSGHQLQQRVGKLI; this is encoded by the exons atgtatctgtgtgtgtgcatcgATGCGCTTACCCCTAATTGCAATGCCATAAAAAGTGCAATTCCAGCGAAGGACAACCACCGAAGCAGAAACGAGAGAGAG AACTGGCATTGTCTTGCCACCAGACGGCAGGATGTAGGACTCAGTACCGGGACGCAGCACCCAGAActatcagcagcagcaacggagAGCGATATGCCAGGGGGTTGGGGAGGGATCAAATTATGCGAAACtgcattttcacttttcgcaTCGCCAAACCCGGCCATTTGCACCATAAGGCCAACTGGTGGAGATGGccgagctgcagctgctccgggTTCCTCTTGGTC GTCTGCGTcttcgcgtgtgtgtgtgtgtgtttttataaCATTTGTGGATTACGCCTATAAAAACTACACTTCACCGCGGAGCCAGCGAAGTGGGCACCAGCTACAACAAAGGGTTggtaaactaatttaa